AGATCAAGCGGGTGCGGAACGAAGTCCTGGTGGTGCTGAAGATGCTCTACCCGGCCGCGTTACAGGGCGATCAGATCCTGCGAACCCTGTTGGCGGTTTTTCCGCAACTGGAGTGGGACCAGCTCAAGAAAGACCTGGCTTATCTGTGCGAGAAGGGATACGTTCAACGGATCGTGGCGGAGATCGAAGGCGACGGCCGCGCGACCACCTGGCGGAGGCGATGGTTCCGATTGACGTCAAGCGGAGTCGAGGTCGCGGATCACTGCGTCGAAGACAAGGCCCTGGAGGTGTAGATCAGCCGACAGTCCACCGGCCACGCCCGGCTCAACTGCCGTCGACACGCTGGTACAGTGAGTCCGGCCAACAAAACCCGCCCACGCCTGTGGCTCACGACGCCGATACACAGGGGCACAATCGAAGGTCAGGTTACCCGTTGCTCTTGGGTTGGCCCGGGTTCTGGTTGTTGGTCCCTGAGGGCGGCGGGAGCATCTGGGACTGATCGTTGCCGAGAGTCTTGGATGGGTCGTCCTCGACTCCCTTCAGGCCCTTCTTGAACTCAACGACACTCTGGCCGAGCGACTTACCCAGCTCGGGCAGCTTCCGGCCGAAAAAAAGGAACGCAAGGGCGAGCAGCAGGAGCAACTCGTACATGTTGGGTACCCACGCCAGTATGTTCATGCCGTACATGATCGTGCAACTCCTGCGCGGAACCCATCGGCCTTCGGACGAGAGGCTGTCCCGCCAACCGGACGTCATCGAACAGAAAGATTATATGGCCTGGAGGGGGCGTCCGTCAAACCGCCGAAAGACGACTCGCGGCAGCCGCCCGCGCGCTCGGCTACCCGCCCACCTCAGGTGCCGGAGTGGTGTCACTGGCTGGCTCTCGTGGCTCGGCGTCCACCGCCGGGTAGAAATCCCCCTTGGAGGCGGTCGGGTTGGGTGACCCGCCCACCGCGGCGTCGTGATCCTTGCCCACCACGCCGTCACTGACCAGGGCCGTGCACGGCGGCACGACAACCGCGCTCACCGGCGTGCACACCGTGTTCAGACCGAACCGGCCTGCACTGTAGAACATCGCCAGGTAGTCCGCCCAAGTCCACGCGGATTGCCCGTCGCCGTCACCCTTGTCCTCGAACGGGTCCTCGAACCAGAGCGACCAGTGCGGGACCGCGCCGTCCGCGAGCGGAGCCTCGATCGCAGGCGTGTCGCGCTGACGAACGACCGGAGCATGACCCGATGCCAGGATGCCGTCCTGCGTGGGTGTAGACCAGGTGTCACGTGACAGGGCGTCGTCTCGCCACGGGTTCGCCGCCGGCGGCTGGTTGCAGGCAATCAGAGCGGCACAGATCGTCACCCCCACAAGACCGACGAAAACGCGAGTTTGGTTCATGCCACGTACTCCATCAGGCAACCCATACCGGCGGAGAGTATAACCTCGGAAACGCCCCAAGACTACAAGTCGCACGCCGGCTACCAGCGGCGTGCCAGAGACTCCAGGAAGCCAGCCTCCCGCCCAACGAACCCACCGCAAAGCCAAGGCACCGCGCCGAAGCTCCCCAAGCGGTTACCCTTCCTCCTTGATGTCCAGGGCGTAGTTGGGTGCCTCACGCGTGATGGCGATGTCGTGCGGATGAGACTCGACCACGCCGGCCGCCGAGACGCGGATGAACCGGGCTTTGGCGCGGAG
Above is a window of Phycisphaerae bacterium DNA encoding:
- a CDS encoding twin-arginine translocase TatA/TatE family subunit, translated to MYGMNILAWVPNMYELLLLLALAFLFFGRKLPELGKSLGQSVVEFKKGLKGVEDDPSKTLGNDQSQMLPPPSGTNNQNPGQPKSNG